One window of the Strix uralensis isolate ZFMK-TIS-50842 chromosome 3, bStrUra1, whole genome shotgun sequence genome contains the following:
- the ZFP36L2 gene encoding mRNA decay activator protein ZFP36L2 — protein sequence MSTTLLSAFYDIDFLCKTEKSLTNLSSMLDKKAVGTPVTPPSSSFAPGFLRRHSTSNLPALAGGSKFPSPTGSSSSSTSSSSSSSSSFGSLKETGSGGGGGGSSSPTALLNKENKFRDRSFSENGERSQHLMQQLQQQQQQQAAAAGKGGGSGGGGGAPINSTRYKTELCRPFEESGACKYGEKCQFAHGFHELRSLTRHPKYKTELCRTFHTIGFCPYGPRCHFIHNADERRPAPGGGTAAPPSAAAAAGPHHHPHHPPPHPAGSTGDLRAFAPRDHPLGGGGGFGHPRGGERPKLHHSLSFSGFSAHHHHQHHHHHQQHHHPPHPHGAAPPPPPPPGGRLDAALLESPGGSRTPPPPVSASFCEELLSPPCANNAFAFSGQELGSLIAPLALHTQNFAAAAAAAAAAAAYYRCQQQPPPPPPGGGCPPPPASPPFSFQPLRRLSESPVFDAPPSPPDSLSDRESYLSGSLSSGSLSGSESPSLDSGRRLPIFSRLSISDD from the exons ATGTCGACGACACTTTTATCTGCTTTCTACGACATTGACTTCTTGTGCAAG aCGGAGAAGTCCCTGACCAACCTCAGCAGCATGCTGGACAAGAAGGCCGTGGGGACCCCGgtgaccccccccagctccagcttCGCGCCGGGCTTCCTGCGGCGGCACTCGACCAGCAACCTGCCGGCGCTGGCCGGCGGCTCCAAGTTCCCCAGCCCCACcggctccagctcttcctccacctcctcctcgtcctcctcctcctcctcgttcGGCAGCCTGAAGGAGACGGGCtccggcggaggcggcggcggcagcagcagccccacggcCCTGCTCAACAAGGAGAACAAGTTCCGGGACCGCTCCTTCAGCGAGAACGGCGAGCGCAGCCAGCACCTcatgcagcagctccagcagcagcagcagcagcaggcggcggcggccggcaaggggggcggctccggcggcggcggcggggcccccaTCAACTCGACGCGCTACAAGACGGAGCTGTGCCGCCCCTTCGAGGAGAGCGGCGCCTGCAAGTACGGCGAGAAGTGCCAGTTCGCCCACGGCTTCCACGAGCTGCGCAGCCTCACCCGCCACCCCAAGTACAAGACCGAGCTCTGCCGCACCTTCCACACCATCGGCTTCTGCCCCTACGGCCCGCGCTGCCACTTCATCCACAACGCCGACGAGCGCCGCCCGGCGCCCGGCGGGGGCACGGCCgccccccccagcgccgccgccgccgcggggccgcacCACCACCcgcaccacccccccccgcaccccgccggCAGCACCGGCGACCTCCGCGCCTTCGCCCCCCGCGACCACCcgctgggcggcggcggcggcttcgGGCACCCGCGCGGCGGCGAGCGGCCCAAGCTGCACCACAGCCTGAGCTTCTCCGGCTTCTCcgcccaccaccaccaccagcaccaccaccaccaccagcagcaccaccaccccccgcacccccacggcgccgcccccccgccgccgccgccgcccggcggcCGCCTGGACGCCGCCCTGCTGGAGAGCCCCGGCGGGTCGCgcacgccgccgccgcccgtcTCCGCCTCCTTCTGCGAGGAGCTGCTCTCGCCGCCCTGCGCCAACAACGCCTTCGCCTTCTCgggccaggagctgggcagcctCATCGCCCCGCTCGCCCTCCACACCCAGAActtcgccgccgccgccgccgcggccgccgccgccgccgcctactaccgctgccagcagcagccgccgccgccgccgcccggcgggggctgcccgccgccccccgcctcgCCGCCCTTCAGCTTCCAGCCCCTCCGCCGCCTCTCCGAGTCGCCCGTCTTCGACGCGCCGCCCAGCCCCCCGGACTCCCTCTCCGACCGGGAGAGCTACCTGAGCGGCTCCCTCAGCTCCGGCTCGCTCAGCGGCTCCGAGTCGCCCAGCCTGGACTCGGGCCGCCGCCTGCCCATCTTCAGCCGCCTCTCCATCTCCGACGACTAG